A DNA window from Helianthus annuus cultivar XRQ/B chromosome 15, HanXRQr2.0-SUNRISE, whole genome shotgun sequence contains the following coding sequences:
- the LOC110913225 gene encoding uncharacterized protein LOC110913225: MASNSWWSSSSSDEEEMFFANVVVKVAQILLEEEEEDVSSENVITRRIRINRDHEGAHEKLVNDYFSDAPLYNADIFKRRFRMSRRLFTQIADDLAGLDPFFTQRPDARNYEGFTTLQKCTAALRQLAYGTVADALDEYLQMSARTSRECLYRFFHNAVKLYSKQYLRKPNAYDVQQLYQAHEARHRFPGMLGSIDCMHWAWHNCPTAWRGQYTRGDHGHPTLM, from the exons ATGGCATCTAATTCTTGGTGGTCCTCGTCTTCTTCGGACGAAGAGGAGATGTTTTTCGCAAACGTTGTGGTAAAGGTGGCCCAGATTCTTTtggaggaggaagaggaagatgtCTCGTCTGAAAACGTTATTACCAGACGAATACGGATTAACAGAGACCACGAAG GAGCGCACGAGAAGTTGGTGAACGATTATTTTTCGGATGCACCCCTTTACAATGCCGACATTTTCAAACGAAGGTTCCGAATGAGTCGCCGGTTATTCACACAGATTGCTGATGATTTGGCGGGGCTAGACCCATTTTTCACGCAACGACCCGATGCTCGGAATTATGAAGGGTTCACCACGTTACAAAAGTGTACTGCGGCCCTTCGCCAACTGGCGTACGGGACAGTGGCCGATGCTTTGGACGAGTACTTACAGATGTCGGCAAGAACTTCGCGGGAATGTTTGTATCGGTTTTTCCATAATGCGGTGAAACTGTATAGCAAACAGTATTTGCGGAAACCAAACGCGTATGATGTTCAACAGTTGTACCAAGCTCATGAAGCAAGGCACAGGTTTCCGGGAATGCTTGGAAGCATTGATTGTATGCATTGGGCGTGGCATAACTGCCCGACTGCATGGCGAGGCCAATACACGCGAGGTGATCACGGCCATCCAACcttaatgtga